In one window of Candidatus Poribacteria bacterium DNA:
- a CDS encoding phytanoyl-CoA dioxygenase family protein yields MLTQKEKWYLDLLGYFVVRNAVPKADVELMKAQMFAWYEWDEADFKHPMRINAPEGKPWWVYNMHYGHEAFQRLILNPETLRVATALTWNHPRVFDVVANICYPEADGLELHGGHKGWFRSPHHQYQVANDEIFASFFNLSVSLVDVPPGNGFACIPGSHKSNFQYPEYITMDDPPPTVHNIPVNAGDFIVFLPNTRHAGRRWNHETYPRMTVFLRWVYAKQFHHVDSSRWLPFDAHKDEIPEALHDLESRDHGQRKALNELINPFKVDVPE; encoded by the coding sequence ATGCTAACACAGAAAGAAAAGTGGTACCTTGACCTGCTCGGTTATTTTGTGGTGCGTAACGCCGTGCCCAAAGCCGATGTTGAACTGATGAAGGCACAGATGTTTGCGTGGTACGAGTGGGATGAGGCGGATTTCAAGCACCCTATGCGAATCAATGCTCCAGAAGGAAAACCGTGGTGGGTCTATAACATGCATTATGGACATGAAGCGTTCCAACGGCTCATCTTGAACCCAGAAACCCTGCGCGTCGCAACAGCATTGACGTGGAACCACCCGCGAGTTTTCGATGTCGTCGCGAATATCTGTTATCCAGAAGCAGATGGTTTGGAACTACACGGCGGACATAAAGGCTGGTTCCGAAGCCCACACCATCAATACCAAGTCGCCAACGATGAGATCTTCGCAAGTTTCTTCAATCTCTCCGTTTCATTAGTGGATGTACCTCCCGGCAACGGATTTGCCTGCATTCCGGGAAGTCACAAATCTAATTTCCAGTATCCTGAATACATCACGATGGATGACCCACCACCGACGGTTCACAATATCCCAGTGAACGCTGGTGACTTCATCGTGTTTCTGCCGAACACGCGGCACGCTGGACGGCGGTGGAATCACGAAACTTATCCGCGGATGACGGTGTTCTTACGCTGGGTCTATGCGAAGCAGTTTCATCACGTCGATTCGTCTCGATGGCTTCCGTTTGACGCACATAAGGACGAAATTCCAGAGGCACTTCACGACCTTGAGAGCCGTGACCACGGACAGCGGAAGGCACTAAATGAACTCATAAACCCGTTCAAAGTCGATGTTCCCGAATGA
- a CDS encoding alpha/beta hydrolase, with protein MKVSQEQVLQINSVRIWTAVQGNGIPMVLCHGGPGGYDYLSPIADTVPDLCQVVRYDQRGSGRSQLIGPYDVSTFVDDLEGLRKHFNFERWIVGGHSWGAGLALAYAVRFPAQTVAILHIAGTGIDPGWHDEYRENRLNALSESEREEYQHLRAQREQAEGPDEEQILDRLRALSNKTDVFDPNRVNDLPSFDEYPVSNEANEKVGADWKSYTTDSEFQQSVCNLSIPVLFLHGACDPRPSHFIETLAAKLSRGTFASIPESGHYPWIEKPDEVKTALRQFVVDFAIME; from the coding sequence ATGAAAGTGTCCCAAGAGCAAGTACTTCAGATTAATAGTGTTCGGATTTGGACAGCGGTTCAAGGCAATGGAATACCGATGGTGCTTTGTCACGGCGGCCCCGGTGGTTACGATTATCTCTCCCCGATTGCCGACACGGTTCCTGACTTATGTCAGGTTGTTCGATACGACCAACGTGGAAGTGGGCGTTCGCAACTAATAGGCCCCTACGATGTGTCCACATTTGTCGATGATTTAGAAGGATTGAGAAAGCATTTCAACTTTGAACGTTGGATTGTTGGAGGGCATTCGTGGGGCGCGGGACTTGCTTTGGCTTATGCAGTTAGGTTTCCAGCTCAAACGGTAGCCATTCTTCACATCGCAGGCACAGGTATTGATCCCGGATGGCACGACGAATATCGCGAAAATCGGTTGAATGCGCTGAGTGAATCGGAGCGTGAAGAATATCAACATCTGCGTGCACAAAGAGAACAGGCTGAAGGTCCTGATGAGGAGCAGATATTAGACAGGCTTCGCGCTTTAAGTAATAAAACGGATGTATTTGACCCAAATCGAGTTAACGATCTTCCAAGTTTCGATGAGTATCCTGTGAGCAATGAAGCGAACGAAAAAGTTGGCGCGGACTGGAAAAGTTACACGACAGATTCAGAATTTCAGCAATCCGTTTGCAATCTGTCTATACCTGTTCTTTTCCTTCATGGTGCCTGCGATCCTCGTCCGAGTCACTTTATAGAGACGCTCGCCGCTAAACTATCTCGTGGTACGTTTGCATCGATTCCCGAATCAGGACACTATCCTTGGATAGAAAAACCCGATGAAGTGAAGACAGCACTTCGGCAGTTTGTAGTAGATTTTGCAATTATGGAATAG
- a CDS encoding phytanoyl-CoA dioxygenase family protein has protein sequence MLIRGEDSAINLPSTLTEEEKWHYDLFGYLVLRQVISPTEVERMIEIANGWFAHPETVPKPVNVTQDEYSGVLNNVQYGDRIFERLSLNEKVMRIVMGLMWNRPRLFNCALVFQKQRPIPEGEKERLHRDTSGFDFPDGFRNPHNDYQAGNGQIYSNYVNTAITLVDVPKDNGFMCIPGTHKSQIKLPTTIDIDNELAPAITFELKAGDCLVFSSRLMHGAKFWKVDYPRRVVFNRYQFSFYFNENYNLPIEAHRHCISDDQYELESIQRSEKGFAKRILEKMERGEELC, from the coding sequence ATGCTAATCCGCGGTGAAGATAGTGCCATCAATCTTCCGTCTACACTGACAGAAGAGGAAAAATGGCACTACGATCTGTTTGGCTATCTTGTGCTTCGGCAGGTGATTTCACCAACAGAAGTAGAACGGATGATTGAGATAGCAAATGGTTGGTTTGCACACCCTGAAACCGTGCCTAAACCAGTGAACGTCACTCAAGATGAATATAGCGGCGTACTGAACAATGTTCAGTATGGCGATCGGATTTTCGAGCGATTATCGCTCAATGAAAAGGTGATGCGGATTGTGATGGGTCTGATGTGGAACCGTCCGAGACTTTTCAATTGCGCGCTCGTCTTTCAGAAGCAACGTCCTATCCCTGAAGGCGAAAAGGAGAGACTCCACCGCGACACGAGCGGTTTTGACTTTCCGGACGGGTTCCGTAACCCGCATAACGATTACCAAGCTGGAAACGGACAGATCTATAGTAATTATGTCAATACCGCCATAACACTCGTCGATGTGCCGAAGGACAACGGCTTTATGTGCATCCCCGGCACACATAAATCACAAATTAAACTGCCGACGACGATTGATATCGACAACGAATTGGCACCCGCAATCACCTTTGAGCTAAAGGCAGGAGATTGTCTCGTTTTCTCGTCTCGACTGATGCACGGCGCAAAATTTTGGAAGGTTGATTATCCGCGCCGAGTCGTCTTCAATCGGTATCAATTTAGCTTCTACTTCAACGAAAACTATAACCTACCTATAGAAGCACACCGCCACTGCATTTCTGACGATCAATACGAGTTGGAATCAATCCAACGCAGCGAAAAGGGATTTGCCAAACGGATCCTTGAAAAGATGGAAAGGGGAGAGGAACTATGCTAA
- a CDS encoding LamG domain-containing protein, whose protein sequence is MKSKRLNWWALQTGFALLCTFTLIIGVEAQVVTDGLVSYYTFDKNDIVGDTVKDLIGGKDGTIVGEPESIEGHLGDALNFGGKPDCVELPIIFNIGEKPASYEAWFLKTANSRIGWQYILTNKTNFFDHFFRLGFNQNTGQLRYYTEQANNVRKAWVTDEDYADGKWHHVVATREEDRAQVYVDSVLVKEEEAMSGNLGGGETNWNIAQDGNTDGYLIGAVDEVRIYKKALTLEEIKQNFESQGLSVEPTAKLSLTWGRIKAAQSYR, encoded by the coding sequence ATGAAATCGAAACGTTTAAATTGGTGGGCACTTCAAACAGGTTTTGCCCTTCTCTGTACTTTCACCTTAATTATTGGAGTGGAAGCTCAAGTTGTTACGGACGGCTTAGTGAGTTATTACACGTTTGACAAAAACGACATCGTCGGCGATACCGTTAAAGATCTCATTGGCGGCAAGGACGGAACAATCGTCGGTGAGCCGGAGTCTATCGAAGGTCATCTCGGAGACGCACTTAATTTTGGTGGAAAACCGGATTGTGTGGAGCTGCCGATCATTTTCAATATCGGGGAGAAACCAGCGTCGTATGAAGCGTGGTTTTTGAAAACCGCTAACAGTCGTATCGGTTGGCAATATATCCTGACAAACAAAACGAATTTCTTCGATCATTTCTTTCGGTTGGGCTTTAATCAGAATACCGGACAACTCCGATACTATACCGAGCAAGCCAACAATGTCAGAAAAGCGTGGGTAACCGATGAGGATTATGCCGATGGCAAATGGCACCATGTAGTGGCGACACGCGAAGAGGATAGGGCTCAGGTGTATGTCGATAGCGTTCTCGTCAAAGAGGAGGAGGCAATGTCCGGCAATTTAGGCGGCGGTGAGACGAACTGGAATATCGCTCAAGATGGTAATACCGATGGGTACTTGATAGGCGCGGTGGACGAAGTGCGCATCTATAAGAAAGCACTGACGCTCGAAGAAATCAAGCAGAACTTTGAGTCACAGGGCTTATCAGTCGAACCTACCGCAAAGTTAAGTCTCACTTGGGGGCGGATTAAAGCCGCGCAATCTTATCGTTAA